One Micromonospora sp. WMMD1120 genomic region harbors:
- a CDS encoding heavy metal translocating P-type ATPase — protein sequence MAAEPTECVEPQPARGRVRRWWAWTPLFGLGVAVLAGAALRIGGQRTAAEAIWAAVTVAALLPAAWSMLRSLWRRHFGVDVIAVLALAGALAVGEYLAGAVIAVMLATGRSLEAYAQRRATRDLRALLARAPRTARRRGAGGGVEVVPLDQVEAADRLLVGPGDAVPVDGTLDEAATLDESVVTGESRLLQRAAGETVASGVVNAGAAFGMRATRNAAQSTYAGIVRLAEEATAHKAPMVRLADRYAAAFVPFTLVLAGLAGLLAGDVVRSVAVLVVATPCPLLLATPIAIVSGLSRVARRGVLVRDGGSLELLGRARTLLVDKTGTLTAGRPRAAETVVAPGGDRDEALRLAASVEQLSPHVLAAALVRQARERGLALTEPADVTEEPGRGVTGRVDGRLVSVGQVTGELPDWADRARARAELAGWSTVWVSAEDAVLGAILLEDPVRPDARRTVRRLRAAGLRRIVLVTGDRPTTAAQVAAAVGVDDTLARCTPRQKVDRVRAEADRAVTVMVGDGVNDAPALAQAHVGVAMGATGARASADVADAVLTVDRLDRLADAVEIARYARRIAVQSAVVGMGLAVLAMLAAAAGRLPPVVGAFLQEGIDVLVILNALRALRGGLRRRAVAPRTRELLARAAEEHRAVREVLAGLRDTADLVATDPASPGCLPAVRETHRRLTEQVLPHEDAEDRQLYPALTEPLGSGEATSTMSRAHVEIRRQVDLLGVQLGQSDDGRLRRDQVPDLLATLYGLDAVLRLHLAQEEEEFFSLDPAEPAPERR from the coding sequence ATGGCAGCGGAGCCGACCGAGTGCGTCGAGCCGCAGCCGGCGCGCGGCCGCGTCCGGCGGTGGTGGGCGTGGACGCCGCTGTTCGGGCTCGGTGTGGCGGTACTCGCCGGCGCCGCGCTGCGGATCGGCGGGCAGCGGACCGCCGCCGAGGCGATCTGGGCGGCCGTCACGGTGGCCGCGCTGCTCCCCGCCGCGTGGTCGATGCTGCGCTCGCTGTGGCGTCGGCACTTCGGCGTCGACGTGATCGCCGTGCTGGCCCTGGCCGGCGCGCTCGCGGTCGGGGAGTACCTGGCCGGGGCGGTCATCGCGGTGATGCTGGCGACCGGACGCTCGCTGGAGGCGTACGCGCAGCGCCGCGCCACCCGCGACCTGCGGGCGCTCCTGGCCCGAGCCCCGCGTACCGCCCGTCGACGGGGGGCGGGAGGCGGCGTCGAGGTGGTGCCGCTGGATCAGGTGGAGGCGGCGGACCGGCTGCTCGTCGGCCCCGGCGACGCGGTGCCGGTGGACGGGACCCTGGACGAGGCGGCCACCCTGGACGAGTCGGTGGTGACGGGCGAGTCCCGGCTGCTCCAGCGGGCGGCCGGGGAGACGGTCGCCAGCGGCGTGGTGAACGCGGGGGCCGCGTTCGGGATGCGGGCGACGAGGAACGCGGCGCAGAGCACGTACGCCGGCATCGTGCGGTTGGCCGAGGAGGCGACGGCGCACAAGGCCCCGATGGTCCGGCTCGCCGACCGGTACGCCGCCGCGTTCGTACCGTTCACGCTGGTCCTGGCCGGGCTGGCCGGGCTGCTCGCCGGTGACGTCGTCCGGTCGGTCGCGGTCTTGGTGGTGGCCACCCCCTGCCCGCTGCTGCTGGCCACCCCGATCGCCATCGTCTCCGGGTTGTCCCGGGTGGCCCGGCGTGGCGTGCTGGTCCGTGACGGCGGCTCACTGGAACTGCTCGGCCGGGCCCGTACCCTGCTGGTGGACAAGACCGGCACGCTCACCGCCGGCCGCCCGCGGGCGGCCGAGACCGTCGTCGCCCCCGGCGGCGACCGGGACGAGGCGCTGCGGCTGGCGGCCTCGGTGGAACAGCTCTCCCCGCACGTGCTGGCCGCCGCGCTGGTCCGGCAGGCCCGGGAGCGCGGGCTGGCGCTGACCGAACCGGCGGACGTGACCGAGGAGCCGGGCCGGGGGGTCACCGGCCGGGTCGACGGCCGGTTGGTCAGTGTCGGTCAGGTCACCGGCGAGCTACCGGACTGGGCGGACCGGGCGCGGGCCCGCGCCGAACTGGCCGGCTGGTCGACGGTGTGGGTCAGCGCCGAGGACGCGGTGCTCGGCGCGATCCTGCTGGAGGATCCGGTACGCCCCGACGCCCGCCGGACCGTGCGCCGGCTGCGCGCGGCGGGGCTGCGGCGGATCGTGCTGGTCACCGGCGACCGACCGACGACCGCCGCGCAGGTGGCGGCAGCCGTCGGCGTGGACGACACGCTCGCCCGCTGCACACCGCGGCAGAAGGTCGATCGGGTCCGGGCGGAGGCCGACCGGGCGGTGACGGTGATGGTCGGCGACGGGGTGAACGACGCCCCGGCGCTGGCCCAGGCGCACGTGGGCGTGGCGATGGGCGCGACCGGGGCGAGAGCCTCGGCGGACGTCGCGGACGCGGTGCTCACCGTGGACCGGCTGGACCGGCTCGCGGACGCTGTGGAGATCGCCCGGTACGCCCGCCGGATCGCCGTGCAGAGCGCCGTCGTCGGGATGGGACTGGCCGTGCTGGCGATGCTCGCCGCGGCGGCCGGCCGGCTTCCCCCGGTGGTCGGCGCGTTCCTTCAGGAGGGCATCGACGTGCTGGTGATCCTCAACGCGCTGCGGGCCCTGCGGGGTGGACTGCGCCGCCGTGCCGTCGCGCCGCGTACCCGGGAACTGCTCGCCCGTGCCGCCGAGGAGCACCGGGCGGTACGCGAGGTGCTGGCCGGGCTGCGCGACACCGCCGACCTGGTCGCCACCGACCCGGCCTCGCCGGGGTGCCTGCCGGCGGTACGGGAGACGCACCGCCGCCTGACCGAACAGGTGCTGCCGCACGAGGATGCCGAGGACCGGCAGCTCTACCCCGCGCTGACCGAGCCGTTGGGCAGCGGCGAGGCGACCTCCACGATGAGCCGCGCGCACGTGGAGATCCGTCGTCAGGTCGACCTGCTCGGCGTTCAACTCGGGCAGTCCGACGACGGTCGGCTGCGCCGAGACCAGGTCCCGGACCTGCTCGCCACCCTGTACGGGTTGGACGCCGTGCTGCGCCTGCACCTGGCGCAGGAAGAGGAGGAGTTCTTCAGCCTCGACCCGGCCGAGCCGGCGCCCGAGCGGCGCTGA
- a CDS encoding GAF domain-containing sensor histidine kinase, whose amino-acid sequence MTSSVPPPRQDPSATPSLGLSPLSRVHLDELLQEMLDRVGEVVTSRERLRALLDAVVGIGTNLDLRTTLRRIVQSACELVGARYGALGVVGPDRLLHDFIVHGITPEQHERIGDLPHGRGVLGLLIDDPRPLRMPDITQHPRSYGFPANHPPMHSFLGVPVRIRDQVFGNLYLAEKQGDAQFTEDDEEIVVALAAAAGVAIENARLYALAHRRERWLAATAEITSVLLGEVRRTDALALVARRAREVAEAEVALVLLYDDDAERFTVEVVDGLDEQAPALIGTALPAADTSFGEAVAQGSHDQVDDLAHAAPWPALLHTGPAVISPLATAETLHGVLVVAHRPERGGGASDDEVALLGSFAGQAALAMERARGQEERELLVVLEDRERIARDLHDVVIQRLFATGLQLQSAAPMMSRPEVAKRINAAVDDLDATIRDIRRTIFELRTPMTAALRTELRDAVERATGSLGFPPRLELIGPVDSAVPDPIRPDLTAVLREALSNVVRHAGASRVDVVVQADAGRVSLTVTDDGVGCDGAAARGGLVNLRERAEGHGGTFEVGPVEPHGTRLRWSVPLRD is encoded by the coding sequence ATGACCAGCAGCGTGCCGCCGCCCCGACAGGACCCGTCGGCGACCCCGTCGCTCGGCCTGAGCCCGCTGTCCCGCGTCCATCTCGACGAGCTTCTGCAGGAGATGCTGGACCGGGTCGGCGAGGTGGTCACCAGCCGGGAGCGGCTGCGCGCCCTGCTCGACGCGGTGGTCGGCATCGGCACCAACCTGGACCTGCGCACCACCCTGCGTCGTATCGTGCAGTCCGCCTGCGAGCTGGTCGGCGCGCGCTACGGCGCGCTCGGCGTCGTCGGCCCGGACCGGCTGCTGCACGACTTCATCGTGCACGGCATCACGCCCGAGCAGCACGAACGCATCGGCGACCTGCCGCATGGGCGCGGCGTGCTCGGCCTGCTCATCGACGATCCCCGGCCGCTGCGGATGCCGGACATCACCCAGCACCCGCGCTCCTACGGCTTCCCGGCCAACCACCCGCCCATGCACAGCTTCCTCGGCGTGCCGGTGCGCATCCGCGACCAGGTCTTCGGCAATCTCTACCTCGCCGAGAAGCAGGGCGACGCGCAGTTCACCGAGGACGACGAGGAGATCGTCGTCGCGCTCGCAGCGGCCGCCGGCGTGGCCATCGAGAACGCCCGTCTCTACGCCCTGGCGCACCGCCGGGAACGGTGGCTCGCCGCGACCGCGGAGATCACCTCGGTGCTGCTCGGCGAGGTGCGCCGTACCGACGCGCTGGCGCTCGTCGCCCGCCGGGCCCGGGAGGTCGCCGAGGCGGAGGTGGCGCTGGTGCTGCTCTACGACGACGACGCGGAGCGGTTCACCGTCGAGGTCGTCGACGGCCTCGACGAGCAGGCGCCGGCCCTGATCGGCACGGCCCTGCCGGCCGCCGACACCAGCTTCGGCGAGGCCGTCGCGCAGGGCAGCCACGACCAGGTCGACGACCTGGCGCACGCCGCGCCGTGGCCGGCGCTGCTGCACACCGGGCCGGCGGTGATCTCGCCGCTGGCCACCGCCGAGACCCTGCACGGCGTGCTGGTCGTCGCGCACCGACCGGAGCGCGGCGGCGGCGCCAGCGACGACGAGGTGGCGCTGCTCGGCAGCTTCGCCGGGCAGGCGGCGCTGGCCATGGAACGGGCCCGCGGCCAGGAGGAACGCGAGTTGCTGGTGGTCCTGGAGGATCGTGAGCGGATCGCCCGCGACCTACACGACGTGGTGATCCAGCGGCTGTTCGCCACCGGTCTGCAACTCCAGAGCGCCGCGCCGATGATGTCCCGACCCGAGGTGGCCAAGCGGATCAACGCGGCGGTGGACGACCTGGACGCCACCATCCGCGACATCCGCCGGACCATCTTCGAGCTGCGGACCCCGATGACCGCCGCGCTGCGTACCGAGCTCCGGGACGCCGTCGAGCGGGCCACCGGGTCGCTCGGGTTCCCGCCGCGCCTGGAGCTGATCGGCCCGGTGGACAGCGCCGTCCCGGACCCGATCCGCCCCGATCTCACCGCCGTGCTGCGGGAGGCGCTGTCCAACGTGGTCCGCCACGCGGGGGCCAGCCGGGTCGACGTCGTCGTACAGGCCGACGCCGGGCGGGTGAGCCTCACGGTCACCGACGACGGGGTGGGCTGCGACGGCGCCGCCGCCCGCGGTGGCCTGGTGAACCTGCGGGAACGCGCCGAGGGCCACGGCGGCACGTTCGAGGTCGGCCCGGTCGAGCCGCACGGCACCCGACTGCGGTGGAGCGTGCCGCTGCGCGACTGA
- a CDS encoding nitroreductase encodes MSRDGKVVSMSQESELTTALAEAAATAGHAPSVHNTQPWRWRVLPDALELRSVADRQLAASDPDGRLLAISCGTALHHARIALAAQGWRAAVRRLPDPDDSELMARLTDLSRSTADPDAMRLVQCMRIRHTDRRPVSDEPVPTAAIEQITHAVTAEGCRMRVLDRDQVLEVAAAAGQAHAVEAEEPEMRAELAYWTGRAGAGTGLPSEVLPEQPSQTTVPGREFGRSGSLPIGPGHDQAAVYAMLHGDEDERGSWLRAGEALSAGWLTATRAGVSVVPLSAAVEVPGTRQTLRQLLAGIGFPYLVLRLGIADPAHAGPPHTPRLTTAQVVDTSAVR; translated from the coding sequence ATGAGCAGAGACGGAAAGGTCGTGAGCATGAGTCAGGAGAGCGAACTGACCACCGCGCTGGCGGAGGCCGCCGCCACCGCCGGCCACGCCCCCTCGGTGCACAACACCCAGCCGTGGCGGTGGCGGGTGCTCCCCGACGCGCTCGAACTGCGCTCGGTCGCCGACCGGCAGCTCGCCGCCTCCGACCCGGACGGCCGGCTGCTCGCGATCAGCTGTGGCACCGCCCTGCACCACGCCCGGATCGCGCTGGCCGCGCAGGGGTGGCGCGCCGCGGTGCGACGGCTGCCCGACCCGGACGACAGCGAGTTGATGGCCCGGCTGACCGACCTGAGCCGCAGCACCGCCGACCCGGACGCCATGCGCCTGGTGCAGTGCATGCGGATACGGCACACCGACCGGCGGCCGGTCAGCGACGAGCCGGTGCCGACCGCCGCGATCGAGCAGATCACCCACGCGGTGACCGCCGAGGGCTGCCGGATGCGGGTCCTCGACCGTGACCAGGTGCTGGAGGTGGCCGCCGCGGCCGGGCAGGCCCACGCGGTCGAGGCGGAGGAACCGGAGATGCGCGCCGAACTGGCGTACTGGACGGGCCGGGCCGGCGCCGGCACCGGGCTGCCGTCAGAGGTGCTGCCCGAGCAGCCCTCGCAGACCACAGTGCCGGGCCGCGAATTCGGCCGCTCGGGCAGCCTGCCCATCGGTCCGGGCCACGACCAGGCGGCGGTGTACGCGATGCTGCACGGCGACGAGGACGAGCGGGGCAGTTGGCTGCGCGCGGGCGAGGCGCTCTCCGCCGGCTGGCTCACCGCCACCCGGGCCGGCGTGTCGGTGGTGCCGCTCAGCGCGGCGGTGGAGGTGCCGGGCACCCGGCAGACGCTGCGTCAACTGCTCGCCGGGATCGGCTTCCCGTACCTGGTCCTCCGGTTGGGCATCGCGGACCCGGCGCACGCCGGGCCACCGCACACGCCGCGACTGACCACCGCGCAGGTGGTCGACACGTCAGCCGTCCGCTGA
- a CDS encoding universal stress protein — protein MRDAEILVGYDGSTDASVALNWALEEARHSGQPVRLAYVFEWLTVAGWVGPGVAPGVWPDDTARRQVDDLVRGAAADAAAANPGLTVTGEVYDGPPALVLQERSAEAGLLVLGSRGHGGFGGLLAGSTAVSVAAHARCPVVVVRDGTAGGPDGPVAVGVDGSDPSLVALGFAAERAARRRVPLRVLHAWTPGPGGAAGVPDERASVEAALEPWRRTFPELDITVDLVAGSPASTLIAASRDARLVVVGSRGRGGLAGMLLGSVSQQLIQHANCPVAVVRER, from the coding sequence GTGCGCGACGCGGAGATCCTGGTCGGCTACGACGGCTCCACCGACGCCTCGGTGGCCCTGAACTGGGCGCTGGAGGAGGCCCGGCACAGCGGACAACCGGTGCGGCTGGCGTACGTCTTCGAATGGCTGACAGTGGCCGGCTGGGTCGGTCCCGGCGTGGCCCCCGGCGTGTGGCCGGACGACACCGCCCGCCGTCAGGTCGACGACCTGGTCCGCGGCGCGGCGGCCGACGCCGCCGCCGCGAACCCGGGCCTGACGGTCACCGGCGAGGTGTACGACGGCCCGCCCGCCCTGGTGTTGCAGGAACGCTCGGCCGAGGCGGGCCTGCTGGTGCTCGGCAGCCGGGGCCACGGCGGGTTCGGTGGTCTGCTGGCCGGGTCCACGGCGGTGTCGGTCGCCGCGCACGCGCGCTGCCCGGTGGTGGTGGTCCGCGACGGGACGGCCGGCGGGCCGGACGGCCCGGTGGCGGTCGGTGTGGACGGTTCGGACCCGTCGCTGGTGGCGCTCGGTTTCGCTGCCGAACGGGCAGCGCGACGGCGGGTGCCGCTCCGCGTCCTGCACGCCTGGACACCGGGCCCCGGTGGGGCGGCCGGGGTCCCCGACGAGCGGGCGTCCGTCGAGGCGGCGCTGGAGCCGTGGCGGCGGACCTTTCCCGAGCTGGACATCACCGTCGACCTGGTCGCGGGCAGCCCGGCGTCGACGCTGATCGCGGCGAGCCGCGACGCGCGGCTGGTGGTGGTCGGCAGCCGCGGCCGGGGTGGGCTGGCCGGCATGCTGCTCGGGTCGGTCAGCCAACAGCTCATCCAACACGCCAACTGCCCGGTCGCGGTGGTCCGCGAACGCTGA
- a CDS encoding response regulator transcription factor — MIRVFLLDDHEVVRRGLADLLQSGGDIEVVGESGSAQEAARRIPALRPDVAILDARLPDGNGIDVCRDVRAVDSSIKGLILTSYEDDEALFAAIMAGAAGYVLKQIRGTDLVDAVRRVSAGQSLLDPAITTRVLERIRNGVEQPRELRSLTEQERRILEYVAEGLTNREIAARMFLAEKTVKNYMSSVLAKLGLERRTQAAVLATRLLGRST, encoded by the coding sequence ATGATCCGTGTGTTCCTCCTCGACGACCACGAGGTCGTCCGCCGGGGCCTGGCCGACCTGTTGCAGAGCGGCGGCGACATCGAGGTGGTCGGCGAGTCCGGCTCCGCGCAGGAGGCGGCCCGGCGCATCCCGGCCCTGCGGCCCGACGTGGCGATCCTCGACGCCCGGCTGCCCGACGGCAACGGCATCGACGTGTGTCGCGACGTCCGCGCCGTCGACTCGTCCATCAAGGGCCTCATCCTCACCTCCTACGAGGACGACGAGGCGCTGTTCGCGGCGATCATGGCGGGTGCCGCCGGCTACGTGCTCAAGCAGATCCGCGGCACCGACCTGGTGGACGCGGTGCGCCGGGTGTCGGCCGGGCAGTCGCTGCTCGACCCGGCGATCACCACCCGGGTGTTGGAGCGCATCCGCAACGGCGTCGAGCAGCCGCGTGAGCTGAGGTCGCTCACCGAGCAGGAACGGCGGATCCTGGAGTACGTGGCCGAGGGGCTGACCAACCGGGAGATCGCGGCCAGGATGTTCCTGGCGGAGAAGACGGTGAAGAACTACATGTCCAGCGTGCTGGCCAAGCTGGGCCTGGAGCGCCGCACCCAGGCCGCCGTCCTGGCCACCCGCCTGCTCGGCAGGAGCACCTGA
- a CDS encoding ABC transporter ATP-binding protein: protein MSGEPLLRVRDVHRRFHTGPSVVHALRGVSFDVAAGSMVALVGRSGSGKTTLLNVVGGLDRPDEGTVHVDGADVTALDEDGLSRLRRERVSYVFQSFGLIPVLSAAENVAAPLRLARVAPAERERRVGLLLELIGLADHARQRPTELSGGQQQRVAIARALAASPRLLLADEPTGQLDAETGLSVMALLRAVVESEGVTVLVSTHDPVMMSLADRVIRIHDGHLDEQAAGQPYAPVPDAG from the coding sequence ATGAGCGGCGAGCCGCTGCTGCGCGTGCGCGACGTACACCGCCGGTTCCACACCGGGCCGAGCGTCGTGCACGCCCTGCGCGGGGTGTCGTTCGACGTGGCCGCCGGTTCGATGGTGGCGCTCGTCGGCCGATCCGGCTCGGGCAAGACCACCCTGCTCAACGTCGTCGGCGGCCTGGACCGCCCGGACGAGGGCACCGTGCACGTCGACGGCGCCGACGTCACCGCGCTCGACGAGGACGGCCTGTCCCGGCTGCGGCGCGAGCGGGTGTCGTACGTCTTCCAGAGCTTCGGGTTGATCCCGGTGCTGTCGGCGGCGGAGAACGTCGCCGCGCCGCTGCGGCTGGCCCGCGTCGCCCCGGCCGAGCGTGAGCGCCGCGTCGGGTTGCTGCTGGAGCTGATCGGTCTCGCCGACCACGCCCGGCAGCGGCCGACCGAGTTGTCCGGCGGGCAGCAGCAGCGGGTGGCCATCGCCCGTGCGCTGGCCGCCTCGCCCCGGCTCCTGCTCGCCGACGAGCCCACCGGGCAACTGGACGCCGAGACGGGCCTGTCGGTGATGGCCCTGCTGCGCGCGGTGGTGGAATCCGAGGGCGTCACCGTCCTGGTGTCGACGCACGACCCGGTGATGATGTCCCTGGCCGACAGGGTGATCCGCATCCACGACGGGCACCTCGACGAACAGGCGGCCGGGCAGCCGTACGCGCCGGTGCCGGACGCCGGGTGA
- a CDS encoding ABC transporter ATP-binding protein: MLTLPQPSARAPEFGRDALIVCENLVRIYQTGSIEVQALQGLDLAVRSGELVAVVGASGSGKSTLLSILAGLDAPTAGRVRVDRWNLLAMSRADRVEYRRRTVGFVRQQTASNLIPYLTAREMVDLPMTAARTPKRERRERAAELLDSLGVADCAERRPGQLSGGQQMRVAIAVALANQPKVLLADEPTGELDAATSAEVFGVLRDVNRRYGVTVVVVTHDPEVSGQVERTVAIRDGRTSSEVLRRTTTDAEGDTQLVAEEYAVMDRAGRVQVPREFREALALTRRVRLALEPDHITIRPDAGNGE; this comes from the coding sequence ATGCTCACCCTGCCGCAGCCCTCCGCGCGGGCGCCGGAGTTCGGCCGGGACGCGCTGATCGTCTGCGAGAACCTGGTACGGATCTACCAGACCGGCTCGATCGAGGTGCAGGCCCTACAGGGGCTGGACCTGGCCGTGCGGAGCGGCGAGCTGGTCGCCGTCGTCGGGGCGTCCGGGTCCGGCAAGTCGACGCTGCTGTCCATCCTGGCCGGCCTCGACGCCCCCACCGCCGGTCGGGTCCGGGTCGACAGGTGGAACCTGCTGGCGATGTCCCGCGCCGACCGGGTGGAGTACCGGCGGCGCACCGTCGGGTTCGTCCGGCAGCAGACGGCGAGCAACCTGATCCCCTACCTGACCGCTCGGGAGATGGTCGACCTGCCGATGACGGCGGCCCGTACCCCGAAGAGGGAGCGCCGGGAGCGCGCTGCCGAACTGCTGGACAGCCTCGGCGTCGCCGACTGCGCCGAGCGCCGCCCCGGGCAGCTCTCCGGAGGGCAGCAGATGCGGGTCGCGATCGCTGTGGCGCTGGCCAACCAGCCGAAGGTCCTGCTCGCCGACGAGCCGACCGGCGAGCTGGACGCGGCGACCTCCGCGGAGGTCTTCGGCGTGCTGCGCGACGTCAACCGGCGCTACGGCGTCACCGTCGTCGTGGTGACCCACGACCCCGAGGTCAGCGGCCAGGTCGAACGGACCGTCGCGATCCGGGACGGGCGCACCAGCAGCGAGGTGCTGCGGCGCACCACCACCGACGCGGAGGGCGACACGCAGCTCGTCGCCGAGGAGTACGCCGTGATGGACCGGGCCGGGCGGGTCCAGGTGCCCCGCGAGTTCCGCGAGGCGCTGGCGCTGACCCGCCGGGTCCGGCTGGCCCTGGAGCCCGACCACATCACGATCCGCCCCGATGCGGGAAACGGCGAATGA
- a CDS encoding sigma factor — protein MSDELLVVRCQLGEREAFVELVRGWHPAVERYVVRMLGRSDDDVVQEIWLAVVRGLPKLRQPDRFTPWLFAIARRAALARTTTEGG, from the coding sequence ATGAGCGATGAGTTGCTGGTGGTCCGCTGTCAGTTGGGCGAGCGGGAGGCGTTCGTCGAGTTGGTGCGGGGCTGGCATCCGGCGGTCGAGCGGTACGTCGTGCGGATGCTTGGCCGGTCCGACGACGACGTGGTGCAGGAGATCTGGCTGGCGGTCGTCAGGGGGCTGCCGAAGCTGCGCCAACCGGACCGCTTCACCCCGTGGCTGTTCGCCATCGCGCGCCGGGCGGCGCTGGCCCGGACCACGACGGAGGGTGGCTGA
- a CDS encoding nitroreductase: protein MDTGYTPAHLRAAAVDAVRAPSLHNTQPWRLRLRDGGIEVLADPTRRLPATDPSGWGVRIACGALVFNLRMALAVTGLPARVRLRPDPAEPDLLARLVPDLPRRPTPAEQSLYAAIPRRFSNRLPFWPDPVPADARWRLGEAARGEQCWLELLIGVSAVSALGEVARGAHRVLERDPAYRAERERWLRDEPSPDGVPVAAGGPHSEPQDVLPSRGYGGRDRAPGRDFEPEPLVGVLGSAGNSAVDQVVAGQALQRLLLTATDDGLSVSLLSQPIEVPSAREQLRLALGRFGTPQMVLRVGYGQPGRPTPRRDIADVLDLPVVPA, encoded by the coding sequence ATGGACACCGGCTACACCCCGGCGCACCTGCGGGCCGCCGCCGTCGACGCGGTGCGGGCGCCGTCGCTGCACAACACCCAACCGTGGCGGCTGCGGCTGCGCGACGGCGGCATCGAGGTGCTGGCCGACCCGACGCGCCGGCTGCCGGCCACCGACCCGAGCGGGTGGGGGGTCCGGATCGCCTGCGGCGCGCTGGTGTTCAACCTGCGGATGGCGCTGGCGGTGACCGGCCTGCCGGCGCGGGTGCGGCTGCGCCCCGACCCGGCCGAGCCGGATCTGCTGGCCCGGCTGGTGCCGGACCTGCCGCGCCGGCCCACCCCCGCCGAGCAGAGCCTGTACGCGGCCATCCCGCGCCGGTTCAGCAACCGACTGCCGTTCTGGCCCGACCCGGTGCCGGCCGACGCGCGGTGGCGGCTCGGCGAGGCGGCCCGGGGCGAGCAGTGCTGGCTGGAACTGCTGATCGGGGTGAGCGCGGTCTCCGCGCTCGGCGAGGTCGCCCGGGGCGCGCACCGGGTGCTGGAGCGCGACCCCGCGTACCGGGCCGAACGGGAACGGTGGCTGCGAGACGAGCCCAGCCCCGACGGTGTGCCCGTCGCGGCCGGCGGCCCGCACAGCGAACCCCAGGACGTCCTCCCGTCCCGCGGATACGGTGGACGCGACCGCGCCCCCGGGCGGGACTTCGAGCCGGAGCCCCTGGTGGGCGTGCTGGGCTCGGCCGGCAACAGCGCGGTGGACCAGGTGGTCGCCGGGCAGGCGCTGCAACGACTGCTGCTCACCGCCACCGACGACGGGCTCAGCGTGTCGTTGCTCTCCCAGCCGATCGAGGTGCCCTCGGCGCGGGAGCAGCTACGGCTGGCGTTGGGGCGGTTCGGCACTCCGCAGATGGTGCTGCGCGTCGGGTACGGCCAGCCCGGCCGGCCGACCCCCCGACGCGACATCGCCGACGTGCTGGACCTGCCGGTGGTGCCGGCCTGA